One genomic region from Tripterygium wilfordii isolate XIE 37 chromosome 20, ASM1340144v1, whole genome shotgun sequence encodes:
- the LOC119986606 gene encoding uncharacterized protein LOC119986606: MAAPSPVLGNNSIATPPKTLRGLNKPKCSQCGNVARSRCPFHCCKSCCSKLENPCPIHVLKANATFTDKTPTSSSPLFEQPSTEASSAGNALRVASLRQLSSNFAQFNNLQVPLRSRKPLTKKDAATINEWRFAKLKEYKDSNIEIENEAFDRYVQNISLLEEVFSVESILEEFPEDGSPSLDPSATEHEVEMMYLGQKLEMRSHTMRSDKLRRRIQQIVNQGLRKLQEREMNEEVDDANSKNELDKKPKKIKSWWGERFSALSDLLDKLDKARSNEDLKACLEMKSQHPDLHAKSTKEDAEVPKQDSGKTDWSPRIEGKLFRAIEIDQETLNIVNMHFSSLEEIEDL; this comes from the exons ATGGCAGCTCCTTCACCGGTCCTGGGCAACAACTCCATCGCCACCCCACCCAAGACCCTTCGGGGTCTCAACAAGCCGAAGTGTAGTCAGTGCGGCAATGTTGCTCGCTCCAG GTGCCCATTTCACTGTTGCAAGAGTTGCTGCTCCAAACTCGAAAATCCATGTCCTATTCATG TTTTGAAAGCCAATGCAACATTTACTGACAAAACTCCTACTTCAAGCAGTCCTTTGTTTGAGCAGCCATCAACTGAAGCATCTTCTGCAGG GAATGCTCTTAGAGTTGCATCACTTCGACAACTTTCGAGCAATTTTGCCCAATTTAACAATTTGCAAGTCCCGCTTCGTTCAAGGAAGCCATTGACTAAAAAG GATGCTGCAACTATAAATGAGTGGAGATTCGCCAAGTTAAAGGAGTACAAGGACAGCaacattgaaattgaaaatgaagctTTTGACCGGTACGTGCAGAATATTAGTTTGCTGGAGGAGGTATTTTCAGTTGAATCAATTTTAGAAGAGTTTCCCGAGGATGGATCCCCTTCACTCGACCCTTCTGCCACTGAACATGAAGTTGAGATGATGTATTTAGGGCAGAAGTTGGAGATGAGGTCACATACAATGAGAAGCGACAAGTTAAGGAGGAGGATTCAACAAATTGTTAATCAAGGGTTAAGGAAGCTTCAGGAACGTGAGATGAATGAGGAAGTTGACGACGCAAACAGCAAAAATGAACTTGATAAAAAACCGAAAAAGATAAAAAGTTGGTGGGGCGAGAGGTTTTCTGCCTTAAGTGATCTCTTAGACAAGCTAGACAAAGCCCGAAGTAATGAGGATCTTAAGGCTTGCTTGGAGATGAAATCCCAACACCCTGATCTGCATGCAAAGTCAACCAAAGAGGATGCTGAGGTTCCGAAGCAGGACTCTGGCAAAACTGACTGGTCACCTAGGATAGAGGGAAAACTGTTCAGAGCAATAGAAATTGATCAGGAAACCCTTAACATTGTCAATATGCACTTCTCTTCCCTTGAGGAGATAGAAGATTTGTAA
- the LOC119987424 gene encoding BOI-related E3 ubiquitin-protein ligase 1-like, with amino-acid sequence MAVQAQYPSNVLLLNRNGQEPNDYSLQPQAGGFLDQSHPFFNNGATNPRKRGREVETPSTGIATPINTYTMQQQTQPLRLIDLSQLHNHPQQNVVSTGLRLSFGDQQQQQLQQNHHYQQQQQQNFACQSPGGSLLSSVSEDLAMQLKRQRDEIDQFLQAQGEQLRLTLAEKRQRHYHALLGAAEESITRRLREKEAEVEKATRRNAELEGRATQLSVEAQVWQAKARAQEATAASLQAQLQQAIMNGGVAQDSKRGEDGTGGAGGLEGQAEDAESAYIDPERVTVSGPSCKACRKRIASIVLLPCRHLCLCTECDKVAHACPLCLSVRNSSVEVFLS; translated from the exons ATGGCCGTTCAAGCTCAATACCCATCAAACGTCCTTCTCTTAAACAG AAACGGACAAGAACCGAATGATTATTCATTGCAACCGCAGGCAGGAGGATTTCTTGATCAATCTCACCCGTTTTTCAACAACGGAG CAACGAATCCACgcaaaagaggaagagaagtaGAAACACCCAGTACTGGCATCGCCACACCAATCAACACATACACTATGCAACAGCAAACCCAACCTCTTCGGTTAATCGACCTCTCACAGCTTCACAATCACCCACAACAAAATGTTGTCTCCACTGGCCTCCGCTTATCGTTTGGTGATCAACAACAGCAACAGCTACAACAAAATCACCATtaccaacagcagcagcagcagaattTTGCATGTCAATCGCCAGGCGGCAGCTTATTGTCTTCAGTATCTGAAGATTTGGCAATGCAACTCAAACGACAGAGAGACGAAATAGATCAATTCCTGCAAGCCCAG GGAGAGCAACTGAGGCTCACATTAGCTGAGAAACGGCAGAGGCACTACCATGCGCTGCTGGGCGCGGCAGAGGAATCCATAACCAGGAGACTGAGAGAGAAGGAGGCCGAAGTGGAGAAGGCCACGCGCAGGAACGCCGAGTTGGAGGGACGGGCAACGCAACTTAGCGTTGAGGCTCAGGTTTGGCAGGCAAAGGCCAGGGCACAGGAGGCCACGGCGGCATCTTTGCAGGCGCAGCTTCAGCAAGCTATAATGAACGGGGGCGTCGCGCAGGATAGCAAGAGAGGGGAGGACGGGACAGGAGGCGCTGGGGGCTTGGAGGGCCAGGCTGAAGACGCCGAGTCGGCTTACATTGACCCGGAACGAGTCACCGTGTCCGGTCCGAGTTGCAAGGCGTGCCGAAAACGAATCGCGTCGATAGTGCTGTTGCCGTGTCGGCACCTTTGTCTCTGCACAGAATGTGACAAAGTGGCACATGCTTGCCCACTTTGCCTCTCCGTGAGAAATTCCAGTGTTGAAGTGTTTCTGTCTTAA
- the LOC119986613 gene encoding FCS-Like Zinc finger 2-like: MDSCSGTRKTCFIEEDDGLASLADVETGYSGKTQRPFFSRSICYSRSSSLRNLTPVSSTVSSPRSVRFYDARFEDNQPHFLEACFLCKKPLGGNRDIFMYRGDTPFCSEECRQEHIEIDEAKEKWNLSSSMKALRKKDQKKSSSPTKAQNHPFRTGTVAAA; this comes from the exons ATGGACTCTTGTTCAGGTACAAGGAAGACTTGTTTTATAGAGGAAGATGATGGTTTGGCTTCATTAGCAGATGTGGAAACTGGGTATTCCGGGAAGACTCAGCGTCCTTTCTTTTCGAGGTCAATCTGTTACTCAAGGAGCAGTAGTTTAAGGAATTTGACACCGGTGTCGTCGACGGTGTCCTCTCCAAGATCTGTGAGGTTTTATGATGCTAGATTCGAAGATAATCAACCCCATTTCTTGGAAGCTTGTTTTCTTTGCAAGAAACCTCTTGGAGGCAACCGAGATATCTTCATGTACAG AGGGGACACACCATTCTGTAGTGAAGAGTGCAGACAAGAACACATAGAGATAGATGAAGCCAAAGAGAAGTGGAATCTTTCATCATCAATGaaagctttgagaaagaaagaccAGAAGAAATCCTCTTCTCCAACTAAAGCCCAGAACCACCCCTTCCGTACAGGCACTGTTGCAGCTGCTTAA
- the LOC119986561 gene encoding beta-amylase 3, chloroplastic-like produces MTLILRFSTSLIHHLNDTNSLKSPYQFSGTICCAQIKPSCHLRTKTSMPERLSYERTLTMEGRTEKWEKLHSLSGAHSSNDSRVPIFVMLPLDTVTLSGHLNRPQAMNASLMALKSAGVEGVMVDAWWGLVEKDGPLKYNWEGYAELVRMVQKHGLKLQVVMSFHQCGGNVGDSCSIPLPPWVLEEISMNPDLVYTDRSGRRNPEYISLGCDALPVLRGRTPIQVYSDYMKSFRKRFRDYLGQVIEEIQVGTGPCGELRYPAYQETYGTWKFPGIGEFQCYDKYMRASLEASAEAKGKKDWGRSGPHDSGQYKQFPEETGFFQRDGTWKTEYGQFFLEWYSRKLLEHGDLILAAAKGLFQGTGAKLSGKVAGIHWHYRTRSHAAELTAGYYNTRYRDGYLQIAQMFSKHRIIFNFTCMEMRDGEQPEYANCSPEELVQQVKKATKTAGVELAGENALERYDTGAFKQVLATSRSDSGNRLSAFTYLRMNKKLFDANNWRHLVEFVRSMSEGGNNQRLAEDDTRRTNLYIGFIKDNKMKISKEASLV; encoded by the exons ATGACTTTAATATTGCGTTTTTCTACTTCCTTAATCCACCATTTAAATGACACCAACAGCCTCAAAAGCCCATATCAATTCTCAGGCACCATTTGCTGCGCACAGATCAAACCATCATGCCATCTCAGAACAAAGACTTCAATGCCAGAACGGCTCTCTTATGAGAGAACCTTGACCATGGAAGGGAGAACTGAAAAATGGGAGAAGCTCCACAGCTTATCAGGTGCTCATAGTAGCAACGACTCTAGGGTGCCCATATTTGTCATGCTGCCACTTGACACAGTAACACTCAGCGGGCATTTGAATAGGCCTCAGGCAATGAATGCTAGCTTGATGGCCCTGAAGAGTGCAGGAGTTGAAGGAGTTATGGTAGATGCCTGGTGGGGTTTGGTGGAGAAAGATGGACCTCTAAAGTATAACTGGGAAGGGTATGCTGAGCTTGTGAGGATGGTGCAAAAACATGGATTGAAGCTCCAAGTCGTCATGTCCTTTCATCAATGCGGAGGAAATGTAGGAGACTCTTGTAG CATTCCCCTTCCTCCATGGGTACTCGAAGAGATCAGCATGAATCCTGACCTCGTCTACACAGACAGATCAGGCCGGAGGAATCCTGAGTATATATCCTTGGGTTGTGACGCATTACCAGTACTAAGAGGAAGAACACCAATCCAGGTGTACAGTGATTACATGAAGAGCTTCCGTAAGAGATTCAGAGATTATTTAGGACAAGTTATCGAG GAAATTCAAGTGGGGACAGGTCCTTGTGGAGAGTTGAGATACCCAGCGTATCAAGAAACCTATGGTACATGGAAGTTTCCCGGAATAGGAGAGTTTCAATGCTATGACAAG TACATGAGAGCTTCACTGGAAGCATCAGCAGAGGCAAAGGGAAAGAAAGACTGGGGAAGAAGTGGACCCCATGATTCAGGCCAATACAAACAATTCCCAGAGGAGACTGGATTTTTCCAGAGAGATGGAACATGGAAAACTGAGTATGGACAGTTCTTCCTAGAATGGTACTCCAGGAAGCTCCTAGAGCATGGTGATCTAATCCTAGCTGCGGCTAAAGGATTATTTCAGGGAACAGGAGCAAAACTCTCCGGGAAAGTAGCAGGTATTCACTGGCATTACAGAACAAGATCGCATGCAGCAGAATTGACTGCTGGATACTATAATACAAGATACAGAGATGGTTACCTACAAATTGCACAGATGTTTAGTAAACATAGAATCATATTCAACTTCACCTGCATGGAAATGAGAGATGGAGAGCAGCCTGAGTATGCAAATTGCTCACCAGAAGAACTAGTTCAGCAAGTAAAGAAGGCAACAAAGACTGCTGGAGTAGAACTTGCTGGGGAAAACGCACTGGAGAGGTATGATACAGGTGCTTTTAAACAAGTTTTGGCCACAAGTAGGTCAGATTCTGGCAATAGATTGAGTGCATTTACATATCTAAGAATGAATAAAAAGCTGTTTGACGCAAACAACTGGCGGCACTTAGTGGAATTTGTTAGAAGCATGTCAGAAGGTGGTAACAACCAAAGGCTGGCAGAGGACGATACACGCAGAACTAACCTGTATATTGGCTTTATCAAAGACAACAAGATGAAGATCAGCAAGGAAGCTTCTCTGGTGTAG
- the LOC119987378 gene encoding uncharacterized protein LOC119987378, with protein sequence MQKTSQRQRLNDTTPFLVKWEGNRSIKTLKTRFRFNCAPISIRLKGMTKSITLIQTIAFAGVFSGVSFWYGFVIGRESSEKSSEIWLKIFAVGTPPPRNLQIVLDSVVIYSLSFLGYCMLLYCGAKLDGSILVFRAWYWWGLPSTWKCIC encoded by the exons ATGCAAAAGACCTCACAAAGACAAAGGTTGAATGATACGACGCCGTTCCTGGTGAAGTGGGAGGGAAATAGAAGTATAAAAACTCTCAAAACGCGATTTCGTTTCAATTGCGCTCCCATTTCAATCCGACTGAAAGGAATGACGAAATCAATCACTCTGATTCAAACAATTGCATTTGCAGGAGTCTTCTCTGGCGTTTCGTTCTG GTACGGCTTCGTGATCGGTAGAGAGTCCTCCGAAAAGAGCTCGGAGATCTGGTTGAAGATCTTCGCCGTGGGAACTCCGCCTCCTCGCAACCTTCAAATTGTGCTCGATTCTGTGGtaatttattctctctcttttttgggATACTGTATGTTACTATATTGTGGTGCAAAACTAGACGGTTCGATATTGGTTTTCCGTGCATGGTATTGGTGGGGATTGCCTTCCACATGGAAGTGCATTTGCTAA